Proteins from a genomic interval of Symmachiella macrocystis:
- a CDS encoding phage major capsid protein yields the protein MSTATIDEILFTAGSVDIQAAGQTHPEVSILAYSGGLMTVPGWGPVVIDLRGIDIPAAQVGILADHDSSLKGIVGHGRASVHDGRLIVAGAISPSSETARQIIELAKGGFRFQASVGVTPTDYERVPPGQSIEANGRSIKSPASGFLFVKFSTLREASIVAIGADASTSVAIAASQKESQMPEETTTPTAEQIREQAASETERITAIRRVCGGRYVDIEATAIRDGWDVQQAELAALRESRPKPPIIHARDHAPTNATIEAAILSHMGCEGLAEEQLGPQAMQQARDLRCTNLVDLCHYSLQADGRDTPQGREAMIQAALTTYSLPVALGNAANKVLFESYSETPATWRAFAAIKSAKDFKDHTGVRPSDTGDLSEVAKGGELKHGSIDESTYTYSVDTFGKMLSIDRRDIINDDLSMFDDTARSLGRAAMRSLSDLVYKVLLANAGSFFAGGNGNYDEGVETALDAAALAIGLARMMAQRDDENRDLDIRARTLLVPSELQQTAKELLQSDFIQRANDDTPTGNALKNAVSLEVEPRLSNAQRFAGTSAKAWYLFGSRQDAALIVAFLQGKQSPTVEFFGFDADPNRLAATWRVYFDYGCALGDFRAAYKAKGEA from the coding sequence ATGAGCACGGCAACCATCGACGAAATCCTGTTCACCGCTGGCTCTGTGGACATCCAAGCGGCCGGCCAAACGCATCCCGAAGTTTCCATCCTGGCCTACTCCGGCGGCCTGATGACGGTGCCCGGTTGGGGACCGGTCGTGATCGACTTGCGGGGCATCGACATCCCCGCCGCACAGGTGGGCATATTGGCCGATCACGATTCCTCGTTGAAGGGGATTGTCGGGCACGGCCGGGCCTCGGTTCACGACGGGCGATTGATCGTCGCCGGGGCAATCTCGCCGTCCAGCGAAACGGCCCGCCAGATCATCGAGCTCGCCAAGGGCGGTTTTCGGTTCCAAGCTTCTGTTGGCGTGACCCCCACCGACTACGAGCGGGTTCCGCCCGGCCAATCCATCGAGGCGAACGGCCGCAGCATCAAATCACCGGCGAGCGGCTTTCTCTTTGTGAAATTCTCCACTCTCCGCGAAGCCTCCATTGTCGCCATCGGCGCGGACGCGAGCACGTCGGTCGCGATTGCGGCATCCCAGAAGGAATCTCAAATGCCTGAAGAAACCACCACACCGACCGCTGAACAGATCCGTGAGCAAGCCGCCTCAGAAACCGAACGCATCACCGCGATCCGCCGAGTTTGCGGTGGCCGCTACGTCGACATCGAGGCGACCGCCATCCGTGACGGTTGGGATGTGCAACAAGCCGAGCTCGCCGCGCTGCGCGAATCGCGTCCCAAACCGCCGATCATTCACGCCCGCGACCACGCTCCCACGAACGCCACCATCGAGGCGGCAATTTTGTCACATATGGGCTGCGAGGGGCTGGCGGAAGAGCAGCTCGGACCGCAGGCGATGCAGCAGGCCCGCGATCTGCGGTGTACGAACTTGGTCGACCTCTGCCACTATAGCCTGCAGGCCGATGGCCGTGACACGCCGCAGGGCCGCGAGGCGATGATCCAAGCCGCGCTGACGACCTATTCGCTGCCGGTCGCCTTGGGCAATGCGGCGAACAAAGTGCTGTTCGAGTCGTATAGCGAGACGCCGGCCACCTGGCGGGCGTTCGCGGCGATCAAATCGGCCAAGGACTTTAAGGATCACACCGGCGTTCGTCCCAGCGACACTGGCGATTTGTCGGAAGTGGCCAAAGGCGGCGAATTGAAGCATGGTAGCATCGACGAATCGACCTACACCTATTCAGTCGATACGTTCGGCAAAATGTTGTCCATCGACCGGCGAGATATCATCAACGACGACCTGTCGATGTTCGACGACACAGCCCGTTCGCTCGGCCGGGCGGCGATGCGGTCACTTTCCGATCTGGTCTACAAAGTGTTGTTGGCCAACGCCGGGAGCTTTTTCGCCGGCGGGAATGGCAACTACGATGAGGGCGTGGAGACCGCGCTGGATGCCGCCGCACTGGCCATCGGCCTGGCCCGCATGATGGCGCAGCGCGACGACGAAAACCGCGATCTCGATATCCGTGCCCGCACGCTGCTGGTGCCGTCGGAATTGCAGCAGACGGCCAAGGAGTTGCTGCAGAGCGATTTCATCCAGCGGGCCAACGATGACACGCCGACAGGCAACGCGCTCAAGAACGCCGTTTCGCTTGAGGTGGAACCGCGGTTGTCCAACGCGCAGCGCTTCGCCGGCACGTCGGCCAAGGCCTGGTATCTCTTTGGGTCCCGCCAGGACGCCGCGCTGATCGTGGCCTTCCTGCAGGGCAAGCAGTCGCCCACCGTGGAGTTCTTCGGCTTCGACGCCGATCCGAACCGCCTCGCTGCGACGTGGCGGGTGTACTTCGACTACGGTTGTGCTCTCGGCGACTTCCGTGCGGCCTACAAGGCTAAGGGCGAAGCATGA
- a CDS encoding AAA family ATPase — protein sequence MVIEHPELRRPVIHGLLREGETMNVIASPKVGKSWLVNDLALAVATGRQWLETFETEQGNVLIIDNELHRETSAHRIPKVMDARGIPFDDVGDRICVANVRGGLKDIYGLATCFQELSPDRFKLIVLDAFYRFMPRDTDENDNGTMSQLYNHLDNFAARLHCSFVLVHHSSKGSQSGKSVTDVGAGAGSQSRATDTHLVLRPHEEPNCAVLDAAVRSWPPIEPRVLRWQFPVWNPDDSLDPADLQTARARRRRSGARARARTDEPALKAQITKKAKEQGLSARKASRLLRAAEEAELVFRWKFGVTKSVQFATEAQPAGSSVRARTPP from the coding sequence TTGGTCATTGAACACCCTGAATTGCGGCGTCCGGTGATCCACGGCCTACTGCGGGAAGGCGAGACGATGAACGTTATCGCCAGTCCGAAGGTCGGCAAGTCTTGGCTGGTCAACGACCTGGCATTGGCTGTCGCCACCGGCCGGCAGTGGCTGGAAACGTTTGAGACCGAACAGGGAAACGTGCTGATCATCGACAACGAACTGCATCGCGAGACGTCGGCCCACCGCATACCGAAAGTGATGGACGCGCGCGGCATTCCGTTCGATGACGTTGGAGACCGGATTTGCGTGGCCAACGTGCGCGGCGGCCTGAAGGACATCTACGGGTTGGCCACCTGCTTTCAGGAACTGTCGCCCGACCGGTTTAAGCTGATCGTGCTCGACGCGTTCTACCGCTTCATGCCGCGCGACACCGATGAGAACGACAACGGCACGATGTCGCAGTTGTACAACCACTTGGACAACTTCGCCGCACGGCTTCACTGTTCGTTCGTGCTCGTGCACCACAGCAGCAAGGGGAGTCAGTCGGGGAAGTCGGTGACCGACGTTGGTGCGGGCGCAGGGAGCCAGAGCCGAGCCACCGACACGCACCTGGTCCTGCGCCCGCACGAAGAACCGAATTGCGCCGTGCTCGATGCAGCCGTCCGGTCATGGCCACCGATTGAACCGCGTGTGCTCCGGTGGCAATTCCCGGTGTGGAATCCCGACGACTCGCTCGACCCGGCCGACCTGCAGACTGCTCGTGCGCGCAGGCGCCGCAGCGGTGCGCGAGCGCGCGCACGGACGGACGAACCGGCGTTGAAGGCGCAGATCACAAAAAAGGCCAAAGAACAAGGCCTTTCCGCTCGAAAAGCCAGTCGGTTGCTGCGCGCTGCCGAGGAAGCAGAACTCGTGTTTCGGTGGAAGTTCGGGGTTACCAAATCAGTGCAGTTTGCCACAGAAGCGCAGCCTGCCGGCTCGTCCGTGCGCGCGCGCACTCCCCCCTAG
- a CDS encoding DUF4365 domain-containing protein, whose amino-acid sequence MRCPLSLAVERSYTMAIGESDMRIRSNRRTETEAVNAVRSFFEYHNCVFQNVDQENDYGKDAYVDLTHENRVTGTCIGAQIKGDVSYRRADGYAIPIDEHFDVWRNSSMPITGLVYDPDDGLIRWCSITAFLESLKGERPASIPVPAENVLTTQSFETQFRPHFEREARRTAAGNCVLEICSDSPDRRMMAISECFAHGRSDPRVLTSLRYLLNSLDDDCLRLAVVVLTHTTPHPDILWTKDNWIPQEICDAVCAHFRWTPQEIFKLLSIIEPEEFVRGGMGEHVYMTIVQDPAFRTKVEDAIELALESNNEDAAWYSFYLCVYWAGQNAREKLKQLVTRFPDLQSLDFFSETVTIVNQEGYVTLFE is encoded by the coding sequence GTGCGATGTCCGCTTTCTCTTGCTGTAGAACGGTCATATACTATGGCGATTGGAGAATCTGACATGCGAATTCGCAGCAATCGTCGAACTGAAACAGAAGCAGTTAACGCTGTGCGATCGTTCTTTGAATATCATAATTGCGTGTTTCAAAACGTCGATCAGGAGAACGACTACGGTAAAGACGCATACGTCGACTTAACCCATGAGAATCGAGTGACGGGTACATGCATTGGTGCCCAGATCAAAGGGGATGTCTCCTACCGGCGGGCAGATGGTTACGCTATTCCAATCGACGAGCATTTCGATGTGTGGCGGAATTCGAGCATGCCAATCACTGGTCTCGTCTACGACCCTGACGACGGGTTGATTCGATGGTGCAGTATTACCGCATTTCTTGAATCTCTGAAGGGCGAACGGCCGGCCAGCATTCCAGTGCCAGCAGAAAATGTTCTCACTACTCAATCATTCGAGACGCAGTTCCGTCCGCATTTCGAACGTGAAGCACGGCGTACTGCGGCTGGAAATTGTGTCTTAGAAATCTGTTCTGATTCACCTGACCGTCGCATGATGGCCATCTCGGAGTGTTTTGCACACGGTAGATCCGATCCGCGCGTGTTGACTTCGCTGCGATATTTGCTGAATTCACTCGATGACGATTGTCTTCGCCTGGCAGTCGTCGTGCTCACGCATACAACTCCACACCCCGATATTCTCTGGACGAAGGACAATTGGATTCCGCAAGAGATTTGTGATGCCGTCTGTGCTCACTTCCGCTGGACACCGCAGGAGATTTTCAAACTCCTCAGCATCATTGAGCCAGAGGAGTTCGTTAGAGGAGGAATGGGCGAGCACGTCTATATGACGATTGTTCAAGATCCAGCGTTTCGGACAAAAGTTGAGGATGCCATTGAATTAGCTCTCGAATCGAACAATGAGGACGCCGCGTGGTATTCCTTTTATCTCTGTGTGTATTGGGCCGGCCAAAATGCGAGAGAGAAGCTCAAGCAGCTTGTTACACGTTTTCCTGATCTTCAATCATTAGATTTTTTCAGCGAGACGGTCACGATTGTGAATCAGGAGGGTTATGTGACGTTGTTCGAGTAA